In Methylacidiphilum infernorum V4, a single window of DNA contains:
- a CDS encoding c-type cytochrome: MTSPLFPLILGLFVWLLAGPLYAETGRALYLENCASCHGQGGEGLGSNPPLVNSSWIRADPQKLIPVVLNGYAGRMIVNQEEYRGRMPAWRSKLTDSQVASILTYLRLQSGAAAITAAEVASVREKSRNQPAIGAAPGCGGGHRGHGHSRGHSMGMGRGCGGCGM, from the coding sequence ATGACATCTCCTCTTTTTCCTCTGATCCTCGGGTTATTCGTTTGGCTTTTAGCCGGCCCTCTTTATGCTGAAACGGGCAGGGCTCTCTATTTAGAAAATTGTGCAAGCTGTCATGGTCAGGGTGGGGAGGGGCTTGGTTCGAACCCTCCCCTGGTCAACTCTTCCTGGATAAGAGCTGATCCTCAAAAATTAATCCCCGTTGTCCTCAACGGGTATGCGGGCAGAATGATCGTAAACCAAGAGGAGTACCGGGGTCGGATGCCCGCTTGGAGATCAAAGTTAACCGACAGCCAGGTTGCTTCTATTTTGACTTACCTGCGTTTACAGAGTGGGGCTGCAGCTATCACGGCTGCCGAAGTGGCTTCTGTGCGGGAAAAATCAAGAAATCAACCTGCCATAGGCGCAGCACCGGGATGTGGAGGAGGCCATAGGGGTCATGGGCATAGCCGAGGCCATTCCATGGGCATGGGAAGGGGTTGTGGAGGTTGTGGAATGTAA
- a CDS encoding DNA polymerase ligase N-terminal domain-containing protein: MSDHIAWKGLNRMPQFVIQEHWARTHHFDLRLEKEGVLKSWALPKGMPVDDEKRLAIQVEDHDLDYGQFEGEIPPGEYGAGKVAIWDKGRYDPVEWTGDKILFVLHGERLKGRYVLIRLKRSAPDHWLIRKID; the protein is encoded by the coding sequence TTGAGTGATCATATTGCTTGGAAAGGACTGAACCGCATGCCCCAGTTTGTCATCCAGGAGCATTGGGCCCGGACCCATCATTTTGATTTAAGGTTGGAAAAGGAGGGGGTATTAAAAAGCTGGGCCTTGCCCAAGGGGATGCCCGTGGACGATGAAAAAAGATTGGCAATCCAGGTTGAAGACCACGATCTTGATTACGGGCAGTTTGAAGGGGAAATTCCTCCTGGAGAATACGGGGCGGGCAAGGTAGCCATTTGGGACAAGGGAAGATATGATCCCGTGGAATGGACCGGGGATAAAATCCTTTTTGTTCTCCATGGAGAAAGGCTAAAGGGAAGATACGTGTTGATCCGCTTAAAGCGTTCGGCTCCGGATCATTGGCTGATTAGGAAAATCGATTAA
- a CDS encoding NUDIX domain-containing protein, whose product MKNVGLRPEIPRYAVTTDSVVIGFNQEELFVVLIRRKNPPFEGMWALPGGFVEENEDLEEAALRELKEETRLELDRMVQVGAFGKPGRDPRGRVISIAYLALRPLEELKVDAGDDAKEAGLFSLNRLPPLAFDHQAVIAEGCKKLLWLWDQRKASPFPFLEEKIVKVLKERLGEFLEQLS is encoded by the coding sequence ATGAAAAACGTGGGACTGCGTCCAGAGATTCCTCGGTATGCCGTCACGACGGACAGCGTGGTGATCGGTTTTAACCAAGAAGAACTCTTTGTCGTGTTGATACGGAGGAAAAATCCGCCCTTTGAAGGAATGTGGGCATTGCCCGGGGGATTTGTGGAAGAAAACGAGGACTTGGAAGAGGCGGCCCTGCGGGAGCTTAAAGAAGAAACAAGGCTGGAGCTTGACAGGATGGTCCAGGTGGGGGCTTTTGGTAAGCCCGGAAGAGATCCCCGGGGAAGGGTGATCAGCATCGCTTACCTGGCTTTGAGACCTCTTGAAGAGCTTAAGGTGGATGCAGGGGATGATGCCAAGGAAGCGGGTTTGTTTTCTTTGAATCGCCTGCCCCCGCTAGCTTTTGATCACCAGGCGGTGATCGCCGAAGGATGTAAAAAACTGTTGTGGCTTTGGGATCAAAGAAAAGCATCCCCTTTTCCCTTTTTAGAGGAAAAGATTGTTAAAGTTTTGAAAGAAAGGCTCGGGGAATTCCTAGAACAACTATCTTAA
- a CDS encoding ExbD/TolR family protein yields the protein MQVASPRKKRPRLEIIPFIDVMFFLLATFMMVSLAMIKNEGQSVELPYAKSSSAVERKEKETTVTITDKGDIYFNKDQVSLDALPSKIAELKNGDPDPRVFLNGDCKASFEKVTAVLDVIRKNGVTKIAIQTTKEPKTK from the coding sequence ATGCAAGTTGCTTCTCCTAGAAAAAAAAGACCGAGGCTGGAAATTATTCCTTTTATCGACGTGATGTTTTTCCTCCTGGCCACCTTTATGATGGTTTCCCTGGCCATGATTAAGAATGAAGGCCAGAGCGTGGAACTGCCCTATGCAAAAAGTTCCTCGGCTGTAGAAAGAAAGGAAAAAGAAACGACGGTGACCATTACCGATAAAGGGGATATTTATTTTAACAAGGATCAAGTATCTTTGGATGCGTTACCTTCGAAAATCGCGGAATTAAAAAACGGGGATCCCGACCCCAGGGTTTTTCTCAATGGTGACTGTAAAGCTTCTTTTGAGAAGGTAACCGCTGTTTTGGATGTCATCCGTAAAAATGGGGTAACCAAGATAGCGATTCAAACGACCAAGGAACCTAAGACAAAGTAA
- a CDS encoding MotA/TolQ/ExbB proton channel family protein yields MIQFFLKGGPIMWPILALSVITLAVIFERLLFLVEITRNRKRKWVTQFLELVGQERYEEALAIAGKSKDYVLKVLEEGLKHREGSLEDALLEAASSQLERFNKGLVVLDTAVTLGPLLGLLGTVTGMMHAFSIVGGGEIAGKQAAITGGVAESLIAVSFGLAVAIVAIIPLNFFNARMERARRRIEEASTRLVLLLKKEKEDQQLPSRTVMSNASLIEGNSKGSSNSPVLP; encoded by the coding sequence ATGATTCAGTTCTTTTTGAAAGGTGGGCCGATCATGTGGCCGATCTTGGCCCTTTCGGTAATAACGCTTGCGGTGATTTTTGAAAGGCTTCTTTTCCTTGTAGAAATCACCCGCAATAGAAAAAGAAAGTGGGTTACGCAGTTTCTTGAACTGGTCGGGCAGGAAAGGTACGAAGAAGCCCTGGCAATTGCTGGAAAGAGCAAGGATTACGTCCTTAAAGTTCTCGAAGAGGGGTTAAAGCACAGGGAAGGATCGCTTGAAGACGCCTTGCTGGAAGCTGCAAGCAGCCAATTGGAAAGGTTCAACAAGGGGTTGGTGGTCCTGGATACGGCGGTGACTCTTGGTCCCTTGTTGGGGCTCCTTGGAACGGTCACCGGTATGATGCATGCCTTTAGTATCGTGGGAGGTGGAGAAATTGCCGGGAAGCAGGCGGCCATCACGGGAGGGGTTGCTGAATCGTTAATTGCGGTGAGTTTTGGTTTGGCCGTGGCTATTGTGGCCATTATTCCTTTGAATTTTTTTAATGCCCGCATGGAAAGGGCCCGAAGAAGGATAGAGGAAGCTTCTACCAGGCTTGTTTTGCTTTTGAAAAAAGAAAAGGAAGACCAGCAGCTGCCTTCCCGGACCGTTATGAGCAATGCCTCATTGATCGAGGGCAATTCCAAGGGCTCCTCGAACTCCCCGGTGTTGCCTTAA
- a CDS encoding xanthine dehydrogenase small subunit — protein MKRNEKRTGFPLTINGITHFVEKVEPGQTLLDYVRSIGLTGAKEGCKEGECGACALLWVEEKEGKSCLRAINSCLIPIVAAAHREIYTVEVLAEGDRLCDAQRVMVEEGGSQCGYCTPGFVVTLFAEQSDRKEGKVDLGSLSGNLCRCTGYRPIKDAALRLHSLKSDHPLFKRLSNPPPRLEKVLFESGPERFLRPTTLDELWELFHLYPEARWAAGMTDLSVERNILFRRFPCLISLEGITKLRIFSESSRGIEIGAGLSLREIEERLRTIPNPPPGFAEWFPLFASPLIRNRATLGGNLATASPVGDSAPLLLVLQARLLILSPKGSREIPLEKFFLGYRKTILQPGEVIVSVWIPKPYPSIVRFYKVAKRQSDDIATVSMAAAVDLDPDGFIQSIRLAFGGVAEKPIRVEPVEQELIGKPWELPVIRQAKLKLNDSLSPIDDHRGSRSYRVALTQNLLEKFYWQTPILPHKTSFG, from the coding sequence TTGAAAAGAAATGAAAAGAGGACAGGCTTTCCTTTAACGATCAACGGGATCACCCATTTCGTGGAAAAGGTCGAACCCGGCCAGACACTGCTTGATTATGTTCGATCCATTGGTCTTACCGGAGCAAAGGAAGGATGCAAGGAAGGTGAATGCGGAGCCTGTGCCCTTCTTTGGGTGGAAGAGAAAGAAGGGAAATCTTGTCTCCGAGCCATTAACAGCTGTCTTATCCCTATTGTTGCCGCGGCCCATCGAGAAATTTATACGGTTGAAGTTCTAGCCGAAGGAGATCGGCTTTGCGACGCACAGCGGGTGATGGTGGAAGAGGGAGGATCTCAATGTGGCTACTGCACACCCGGGTTTGTGGTTACACTCTTTGCGGAGCAAAGCGATCGCAAAGAGGGGAAAGTGGATCTTGGAAGCCTATCGGGCAATCTTTGCCGCTGCACCGGTTATCGACCTATTAAGGATGCTGCTTTACGGCTACATTCTCTAAAGTCTGATCATCCGCTATTCAAACGGCTATCTAACCCTCCTCCAAGGCTTGAAAAGGTATTATTCGAGTCAGGACCTGAGCGTTTCTTGAGACCAACAACTCTAGACGAGCTCTGGGAACTTTTTCATCTCTATCCGGAAGCTCGTTGGGCGGCAGGAATGACCGACCTCTCTGTAGAACGCAATATTCTCTTTCGCCGATTCCCCTGCCTGATCAGCCTTGAGGGGATAACCAAGCTGCGCATTTTCTCGGAAAGCTCCCGGGGGATTGAAATCGGCGCTGGCCTTTCTCTTCGTGAGATTGAGGAACGGCTAAGAACTATCCCCAATCCACCACCAGGTTTTGCGGAATGGTTTCCCCTATTTGCTTCACCTCTCATTCGAAACCGAGCAACACTGGGGGGTAACCTGGCAACGGCTTCCCCGGTGGGAGATTCCGCTCCTTTACTCCTCGTTCTCCAAGCTCGGCTTTTGATTCTTTCCCCAAAAGGGAGTCGCGAGATCCCCTTGGAAAAATTTTTTCTCGGTTACCGGAAAACAATCCTTCAGCCTGGAGAAGTCATAGTCTCTGTTTGGATTCCCAAGCCCTATCCCTCAATCGTCCGTTTCTACAAGGTAGCCAAGCGACAAAGCGATGATATCGCAACTGTCTCCATGGCAGCCGCTGTCGACCTCGATCCAGATGGCTTCATCCAATCAATCCGTTTAGCCTTTGGAGGAGTTGCCGAAAAACCCATCCGGGTAGAGCCTGTAGAGCAAGAACTTATTGGAAAGCCTTGGGAACTTCCCGTCATTAGGCAAGCTAAACTCAAACTTAACGATTCGCTTTCTCCAATAGATGACCACCGGGGAAGCAGATCTTATCGAGTCGCATTAACGCAAAACCTTTTAGAAAAGTTTTATTGGCAAACCCCTATTCTTCCCCATAAAACCTCTTTCGGTTAA
- the allE gene encoding (S)-ureidoglycine aminohydrolase, with the protein MTVPGHLKEKFSVRQSLLGLTRTVIAERHALFDPAGHVRGGIPGFPSHATVILISPRIGAGFVQFLVHLEPGESGGSSPPGVETFFYLLSGEAVAELGERSAELSEGSFFFSPPGIEWKIRARSSGAHAVVFQKSYAFLPGLVPPPLLIGRNEDIIGHPFLGDSHALLKTFLPEDASFDMAVNLFHFQPGASLPFVESHVMEHGLLMLEGRGIYRLDERWYPVVAGDAIWMAPYCPQWFAALGPTPACYIYYKDVGRHPLSG; encoded by the coding sequence ATGACGGTTCCAGGTCATTTAAAAGAAAAGTTTTCTGTTCGTCAATCGCTTCTGGGTCTGACTCGGACTGTAATAGCTGAAAGGCATGCCTTATTCGATCCTGCAGGGCATGTTCGTGGTGGGATACCCGGATTTCCTTCCCATGCGACAGTGATTCTCATTTCACCTCGAATCGGTGCAGGTTTCGTTCAATTCCTTGTTCATTTGGAACCGGGAGAGTCCGGCGGCTCAAGCCCTCCTGGGGTGGAGACTTTTTTCTACCTTCTTTCCGGAGAAGCGGTGGCCGAACTTGGGGAGCGATCGGCAGAACTTTCCGAGGGGAGTTTCTTTTTTTCTCCCCCGGGTATTGAATGGAAGATCCGTGCAAGAAGCTCTGGGGCCCATGCCGTCGTTTTTCAAAAATCTTATGCATTTCTGCCTGGATTGGTTCCTCCACCTTTATTGATAGGGAGAAACGAGGACATAATTGGTCATCCTTTTCTAGGTGATTCGCATGCACTTCTCAAGACCTTTCTTCCCGAGGATGCATCTTTTGACATGGCGGTGAATCTCTTCCATTTCCAGCCGGGAGCTTCTCTTCCTTTTGTGGAGTCTCACGTGATGGAACATGGACTGTTGATGCTGGAAGGAAGGGGAATTTACCGGTTGGATGAACGCTGGTATCCCGTTGTTGCCGGTGATGCTATCTGGATGGCTCCCTATTGTCCGCAGTGGTTTGCTGCACTGGGACCCACACCTGCTTGTTATATTTATTACAAGGACGTTGGTCGCCATCCCCTTAGCGGCTAG
- a CDS encoding DUF883 family protein — protein sequence MNEFVTREKLINDIKAVLHDADVLVKSTAGDIGEKTKDAIDRLNSKLNSLRDYLSNSEDWFVDKAKERVKSTDEIIRKNPYQSIGISLLVGIAIGIILGRK from the coding sequence ATGAATGAGTTTGTTACCCGAGAAAAATTGATCAATGACATTAAGGCGGTTCTCCATGATGCGGATGTCCTCGTAAAATCGACTGCAGGGGATATAGGAGAAAAAACCAAGGATGCCATCGATCGGTTGAATTCAAAGCTAAATTCATTGAGAGACTATTTGAGCAACTCAGAAGATTGGTTTGTGGACAAGGCGAAAGAAAGGGTCAAGAGCACCGATGAAATCATCCGCAAAAATCCTTACCAGTCGATAGGTATTTCCCTGCTCGTCGGTATAGCCATCGGCATCATCCTTGGCCGTAAATAA
- a CDS encoding glycogen synthase, which translates to MASSQPKRKGTTTSKKTKKETSRTSPRKKASPAIPQPEPPDSPAMEKESRPKLKILFAASECAPFAKVGGLADMISSLSRSLSKLGHQLRVVIPFYSTIDKSLHDFQFLGSACVHMGCKTEHWIGLYESSLDNHLRLWLIDYADYFHRRGIYDEPSGEYKDNAYRFGFFSKAVLEICKETGWIPDVFHVHDWPTSVLCAFLKLWPQLLSPFKNSRSVLTIHNICYQGKYDAMVLPYLGIDWSLFSPDRFEDHGQVNLLKAGIAYSDFITTVSPTYAKEILEPPGGAGLSEFLKKRASELVGILNGVDTDSWNPKTDPWIACPFDATDLQGKKACKTALQEKLGLKKSLDIPIVSMVSRLHDQKGISLLIPVLPEALIQENFQFVLLGEGKKEYEDFFKSLSREFPGQVSSNIGFSEELAHQIFAGSDFFLMPSFYEPCGLGQLYAQLYGTIPIARTTGGIIDSVEDIRKDPKGSGFLFDEPSASALGELLKTALDWWKNRPDLIQAAQKNGMGKNFSWELAAKKYEEVYFKILPKKSS; encoded by the coding sequence ATGGCTTCATCCCAACCTAAACGCAAAGGCACAACGACCTCGAAAAAGACAAAAAAAGAGACTTCCCGGACTTCTCCCCGCAAAAAGGCAAGCCCAGCCATTCCCCAACCCGAACCTCCCGACTCCCCAGCTATGGAAAAAGAATCAAGACCCAAATTGAAAATTCTTTTTGCTGCCTCCGAGTGCGCCCCTTTTGCCAAGGTGGGAGGACTGGCCGACATGATTTCCTCTTTAAGCCGTTCCCTCTCCAAGCTGGGGCACCAGCTCCGGGTCGTCATTCCCTTTTATTCTACAATCGATAAGTCCCTGCATGACTTCCAGTTCCTGGGTTCGGCTTGCGTTCACATGGGCTGCAAGACCGAGCATTGGATCGGCCTTTATGAAAGCAGCTTGGATAACCATCTTAGACTTTGGCTTATCGATTATGCCGATTACTTCCATAGGCGGGGCATTTACGATGAGCCTTCCGGCGAATACAAGGATAATGCCTATAGGTTCGGGTTCTTTTCGAAAGCGGTCTTAGAAATCTGCAAGGAAACGGGGTGGATCCCCGACGTGTTTCACGTCCATGATTGGCCGACTTCTGTTCTTTGCGCTTTTCTTAAACTCTGGCCCCAGCTTCTTTCTCCCTTTAAGAACTCCCGCTCGGTTCTCACCATTCACAACATCTGCTACCAGGGAAAGTATGACGCCATGGTTCTTCCCTACCTGGGCATCGATTGGTCGCTATTCAGCCCCGATCGGTTTGAAGATCATGGACAGGTTAACCTACTGAAAGCGGGGATAGCCTACAGCGATTTCATCACGACGGTTTCTCCTACCTATGCAAAAGAAATTCTTGAGCCTCCCGGGGGAGCTGGGCTTTCGGAGTTCCTCAAAAAAAGGGCAAGCGAGCTTGTCGGTATCCTAAACGGGGTGGATACGGACAGCTGGAATCCCAAGACCGATCCCTGGATCGCCTGCCCGTTCGACGCCACGGACCTCCAAGGGAAGAAAGCTTGCAAAACAGCCTTGCAGGAAAAACTAGGCCTGAAGAAATCCCTAGATATCCCGATTGTCAGCATGGTTTCCAGGCTTCATGATCAAAAAGGGATTTCCCTTCTCATTCCCGTTCTCCCCGAGGCATTAATCCAAGAAAACTTCCAGTTTGTATTGCTGGGTGAAGGGAAAAAAGAATACGAGGATTTCTTCAAAAGCCTTTCCAGGGAATTTCCCGGCCAAGTGAGTTCCAATATCGGTTTTTCAGAAGAATTAGCCCACCAGATCTTTGCCGGGAGCGATTTCTTTCTCATGCCCTCTTTTTATGAACCCTGCGGGCTGGGACAACTTTATGCCCAACTCTACGGGACGATTCCTATAGCCAGGACTACCGGGGGCATCATCGATAGCGTTGAAGATATCCGTAAAGATCCAAAAGGGAGCGGATTCCTTTTCGACGAACCTTCGGCTTCGGCCCTTGGGGAGCTACTCAAAACGGCCCTGGATTGGTGGAAAAACCGCCCCGACCTCATCCAAGCAGCCCAAAAAAACGGGATGGGGAAAAATTTCAGTTGGGAGCTCGCCGCTAAAAAATACGAGGAAGTCTACTTTAAAATCCTCCCCAAAAAATCTTCCTAG
- a CDS encoding M20 family metallo-hydrolase, with amino-acid sequence MKDRPDATLLPIRTERIISLLEELSAFSDSTSSGITRVLFSSADIAARKWLKDRLQEAGLAFREDAVGNLFARWEGEEPELPAIATGSHIDAVPLSGRFDGTVGVIGALEAFRALREGGFRPRRSLELVVFTAEEPTRFGISCLGSRVLAGRLRQEELETLRDKEDQSFAQLRQKAGLVDIPFSSIFPPRYAAFLELHIEQGPILEREGKVIGAVEAIAAPAAYRVRWDGVSGHAGTVLMFQRRDALAGAAEGILVVERVAKELGSIDTVATVGEITVSPGTLNSIAGSVTMGIDLRDIDLERRHLLSQTIRGAFEEIAKRRGLKLSWQVIYEDPPALSDPGLVALVLESAHRLGFAARPMKSRAYHDSLFMAQLCPVVMIFIPCREGKSHCPEEYSSPQQIEAGVRVLADCLMRLAG; translated from the coding sequence ATGAAGGATCGACCGGACGCGACCCTGCTTCCAATCCGCACCGAAAGGATCATCTCTCTTCTTGAAGAGTTGTCGGCTTTTTCCGACTCGACCTCCTCGGGGATAACTCGAGTGCTCTTTTCTTCAGCTGATATAGCGGCGCGGAAGTGGCTAAAGGATCGTTTACAGGAAGCGGGTCTTGCTTTCCGAGAAGACGCGGTGGGGAACCTGTTTGCCCGTTGGGAGGGTGAAGAACCCGAACTACCGGCGATTGCCACCGGTTCTCACATTGACGCTGTTCCCCTGTCAGGCCGTTTTGATGGAACGGTTGGAGTCATTGGAGCACTTGAGGCATTTCGAGCCCTTCGTGAAGGAGGATTTCGACCTAGGAGATCCCTGGAACTGGTGGTTTTCACTGCCGAGGAACCCACGCGATTTGGTATTAGTTGCTTGGGCAGCCGGGTGCTTGCAGGAAGGCTGCGCCAGGAGGAGTTGGAAACGTTGAGGGACAAGGAGGATCAAAGTTTTGCCCAACTGCGTCAGAAGGCAGGATTAGTGGATATTCCCTTTTCCTCGATTTTTCCACCTCGTTATGCGGCTTTTCTTGAACTTCACATTGAGCAGGGTCCGATCCTTGAGAGGGAAGGAAAAGTAATTGGAGCTGTAGAGGCTATTGCCGCCCCGGCCGCCTATAGGGTTCGTTGGGATGGAGTGAGCGGACATGCGGGTACGGTGTTGATGTTTCAAAGGCGTGATGCTCTGGCCGGAGCCGCCGAGGGCATCCTTGTCGTGGAGCGTGTTGCTAAGGAGCTAGGATCAATCGACACGGTTGCCACGGTAGGCGAGATTACCGTGAGCCCTGGAACTCTCAACTCTATTGCCGGGAGCGTTACGATGGGGATTGATCTGCGGGACATCGACCTGGAGAGACGACACCTCCTCTCTCAGACTATCCGTGGAGCGTTCGAGGAAATTGCAAAGCGGCGGGGACTCAAGCTAAGTTGGCAGGTGATCTACGAAGACCCTCCTGCCCTCAGCGACCCGGGTCTGGTGGCGTTAGTTTTGGAAAGTGCCCACCGGTTAGGGTTTGCGGCACGACCGATGAAAAGTCGGGCCTATCACGACTCTCTTTTTATGGCTCAACTCTGCCCGGTTGTAATGATTTTCATTCCGTGCCGGGAAGGGAAGAGCCATTGTCCCGAAGAGTACAGCTCTCCTCAACAAATCGAAGCTGGGGTCCGGGTGTTGGCCGATTGTTTAATGAGGCTAGCGGGTTGA